One window of Marinobacterium aestuarii genomic DNA carries:
- the ccmI gene encoding c-type cytochrome biogenesis protein CcmI, translating into MVGLWTGIALLTLCALGIVLLPLLRARRLQQQEVAEDRDRQNIDIYRERLSELEEEKAQGNLAQPEFDELKLELERSLLQDVGDTEAALRVSKISSMQVITVSVMAVLLVISSLGLYAKLGSAPRLELALERQAQPDPFEGRTPTLEEALSRLEHELEVTPENVEGWYLLATTYMGAGRYDDGIAAFKQVLARLPQDAPQYIGVMGQYAQALYFANGGKMNDAVREQVAATLQRNPGEITALGLLGIDAFEQQRYAEAIDFWSRALAQAEPSAAESLRAGISRAQQELRALGEPVPEVAGIEPAEIRLAVRLAEGLGATLEPDQAVFIFARPVGGRMPLAAVKLKVSDLPLEVVLDDTLAMTPQARLSGVDEVEVGARISLTGTPEPKAGDLFAILSPVSVRGQTQAIDLVIDQVVE; encoded by the coding sequence GAATAGCTCTGTTGACACTCTGTGCGCTGGGCATAGTGCTGTTGCCCCTGCTGCGTGCGCGCAGGCTGCAGCAGCAGGAAGTGGCCGAGGATCGTGACCGGCAGAATATCGATATCTATCGCGAGCGCCTGTCTGAGCTGGAGGAAGAAAAGGCCCAGGGCAATCTGGCCCAGCCCGAGTTCGATGAGCTGAAGCTGGAGCTTGAGCGCAGCCTGCTGCAGGACGTGGGCGATACCGAAGCCGCGCTGCGGGTGTCGAAAATCAGTAGCATGCAGGTGATCACGGTGTCCGTGATGGCGGTGCTGCTGGTGATCAGTTCACTGGGGCTTTATGCGAAGCTTGGCAGTGCCCCGCGGCTTGAGCTGGCGCTGGAACGTCAGGCGCAGCCAGATCCGTTTGAGGGCCGTACGCCGACGCTGGAGGAAGCCCTGTCGCGACTGGAGCACGAACTGGAGGTCACGCCGGAAAATGTCGAGGGCTGGTATCTGCTGGCCACCACCTACATGGGGGCGGGGCGCTACGACGACGGCATCGCCGCCTTCAAGCAGGTGCTGGCGCGGCTGCCGCAGGATGCGCCGCAGTATATTGGTGTTATGGGACAGTACGCCCAGGCGCTGTATTTCGCCAATGGTGGCAAGATGAATGACGCGGTGCGCGAGCAGGTGGCGGCCACATTGCAGCGTAATCCCGGCGAAATAACCGCCCTGGGGCTGCTGGGCATAGATGCGTTCGAACAGCAGCGCTATGCCGAAGCCATCGATTTTTGGTCCCGGGCGCTGGCCCAGGCTGAGCCTTCCGCGGCTGAGTCACTGCGTGCCGGTATTAGTCGTGCCCAGCAGGAACTGCGGGCGCTGGGCGAGCCTGTACCTGAAGTTGCAGGCATCGAGCCTGCGGAAATTCGACTGGCGGTGCGCCTGGCCGAAGGCCTTGGCGCGACCCTGGAACCGGATCAGGCAGTCTTCATCTTCGCCCGCCCGGTAGGAGGACGCATGCCGCTGGCGGCGGTCAAGCTCAAGGTATCGGACTTGCCGCTGGAAGTGGTGCTTGATGATACCCTGGCGATGACGCCCCAGGCGCGCTTGTCTGGTGTGGATGAGGTCGAGGTTGGAGCGCGCATTTCCCTGACGGGCACACCTGAGCCCAAAGCGGGTGATCTGTTCGCGATTCTGAGTCCTGTTTCGGTGCGTGGACAGACGCAAGCGATTGATCTGGTTATTGATCAGGTTGTGGAGTAG